Proteins from a genomic interval of Colletes latitarsis isolate SP2378_abdomen chromosome 12, iyColLati1, whole genome shotgun sequence:
- the Lanb2 gene encoding laminin subunit gamma-1 isoform X2 yields MECLLLKVMLVVTLLSKNVTISTPSQWDGILPWYSGSTCNCNGYSERCYFDKELYKATGHGGHCLDCRANRDGANCERCRENFYQRPEDNYCVTCNCNEIGSRSLQCNSEGKCQCKPGITGDKCDHCATNYYNFGSYGCTSCECDVAGSLANTQSCNPVSGTCICKENVEGKRCRVCRPGYFNLALDNEFGCTPCFCYGHSSVCRPATGYSKLVIESMFVRAAERWTATVAGNSIPLHYDPLTQTVSATALDRDNVYFVAPDRFLGDQRASYNQDLSFTLRIGEVGPAPTARDIILEGGNGEQITQPIFGQNNRLPTVTPQEYHFKLHEHPNYGWEPRLSSRAFMSILSNLTAIKIRGTYTHQGRGFLDDVKLETAHRGAAGESADWIEHCQCPHGYVGQFCESCAPGFHHDPPNGGPFALCVPCNCNSHADICEAETGQCICQHNTAGSNCELCKRGYYGHPLKGTPNDCNPCPCPDNGPCILLGNKPDPICSECPSGRTGPRCETCSDGYYGNPEKGVACRSCDCNNNIDLNAVRNCDHETGECLKCVNNTAGFHCEECLAGYYGDALSDRKEDGCKLCQCYPPGTIELDDGRVAPCEQLTGHCRCKPHVIGRNCDKCEEGYYHILSGEGCAPCNCDPEGSYNRTCNPINGQCECRPGVTGQHCDACLPYQYGFSREGCKPCECDNIGSQDLQCDTSGQCPCLTNVEGRRCDRCKENKHNRQNGCVNCPDCYNLVQDAVDNHRERLAELENTLKKINSSPTVIKDSDFEKELKNVHDRVKNLLMIAKQGSGNENKTLVEQLDELHDQLNEIGQISQTVDLTISDANDTTAEGLTNIEEAERVLDKIHAQLTEAEDYLATDGASALFEAKELAEQVGQQNKQMTATAQEARVLADLNVNEAKKIHALAEQARSTTIEAYNLAKTAIAKSTNLTEDIRGLKNKLELLERSMNEVKNLTSIAATKSSAVSKEAIDSLILDLTLPPVDIQQLQSQVKEVNNEGLRLKEEAQLLIDRHESLITEMAEKIKKSEELLDGAQVQQAATADLLAELDRANEKANDAVKRGDQTLKEAQETLKKLGEFDAEVKRERIKAQDALKGINDISMMIADARRQAMQAEEVLIGSENNAKNARKIAQNAQTYAEEASAKANVIRTEANKTKVEALRVGNEAEKLHLRVDTTDSMMTKYEIQIDQDTNIATEANHKIGQTKINVTLATQQVDKALAEVAEIIKELDNLPKINETDLNDLEERLVAAEKEIAVANLDQRIRALTDAKNLQTQWVKNYEDEISRLRIEVGNIGDIRKVLPVECHKRVRLEP; encoded by the exons GTTCTAGAAGCTTACAATGTAACAGCGAAGGAAAATGCCAATGTAAACCTGGTATTACGGGTGACAAATGTGACCATTGTGCAACAAATTACTATAACTTTGGCTCATATGGTTGTACTTCCTGTGAATGTGACGTAGCTGGCTCTCTGGCAAATACACAGAGCTGTAATCCTGTCAGTGGCACTTGCATCTGTAAAGAGAACGTTGAAGGAAAGCGTTGTCGAGT ATGTCGACCAGGATATTTCAATCTTGCATTGGACAATGAGTTCGGTTGTACGCCATGCTTCTGTTACGGCCACTCTTCAGTGTGCAGACCAGCAACCGGATATTCTAAACTTGTAATCGAAAGCATGTTCGTGAGAGCAGCTGAACGATGGACAGCTACTGTAGCTGGTAACTCAATACCGCTTCATTATGATCCCCTTACTCAAACAGTATCAGCCACGGCACTGGACCGAGACAACGTCTATTTCGTTGCACCTG ATAGATTCCTTGGTGATCAACGAGCCTCGTATAATCAAGATTTGTCATTCACGTTAAGAATCGGAGAGGTTGGTCCAGCGCCCACTGCCCGTGATATAATACTCGAAGGAGGAAATGGTGAACAAATCACGCAACCGATCTTCGGGCAAAATAATCGTTTGCCTACTGTAACA CCGCAAGAATATCATTTTAAACTGCACGAGCACCCTAACTATGGATGGGAACCACGTCTATCCTCCCGAGCTTTCATGTCCATCTTATCAAATTTAACAGCTATAAAAATTCGTGGGACCTATACGCATCAAG GTAGGGGATTCTTGGACGATGTTAAGCTGGAGACTGCTCATCGTGGAGCTGCTGGTGAATCCGCTGATTGGATAGAACACTGTCAATGTCCCCATGGTTACGTGGGACAATTTTGTGAATCTTGCGCGCCTGGATTCCACCACGACCCACCGAACGGTGGTCCTTTTGCCCTCTGTGTTCCTTGTAATTGCAATAGCCATGCTGATATTTGCGAAGCCGAAACtg gTCAATGTATTTGTCAACATAATACAGCTGGTAGTAATTGTGAATTGTGTAAACGTGGATATTATGGTCACCCATTGAAGGGAACACCTAACGATTGTAATCCCTGCCCTTGTCCTGACAATGGACCTTGCATATTGCTTGGCAATAAACCAGACCCAATTTGCTCCGAATGCCCGTCGGGTAGAACAG GACCTAGATGTGAAACATGTTCCGATGGATATTATGGAAATCCCGAGAAAGGTGTTGCTTGTCGATCTTGCGACTGTAACAATAACATTGACTTGAATGCTGTTCGAAACTGCGATCATGAAACCGGCGAATGTCTAAAGTGCGTGAACAACACAGCTGGTTTTCATTGCGAGGAATGCCTTGCAG GGTACTATGGAGACGCTCTGTCCGATCGTAAAGAAGATGGATGCAAGTTGTGTCAATGTTATCCACCGGGTACCATTGAACTTGACGATGGCAGAGTAGCGCCTTGTGAGCAATTGACAGGTCATTGCAGGTGCAAGCCTCATGTAATCGGTCGCaactgcgataaatgcgaagaaGGATATTATCATATACTGAGCGGAGag GGATGTGCACCTTGTAATTGTGATCCTGAAGGATCCTACAATCGTACTTGCAACCCTATTAACGGCCAATGCGAATGTAGACCTGGTGTTACTGGTCAACATTGCGATGCATGTCTTCCTTATCAATATGGATTCAGCAGAGAAGGTTGCAAACCTTGCGAGTGTGACAATATTGGTTCTCAAGATCTGCAGTGTGACACTAGTGGTCAGTGCCCG TGTCTCACGAACGTGGAAGGAAGACGTTGCGATCGTTGCAAGGAAAACAAGCATAACAGGCAAAACGGATGCGTAAATTGTCCGGATTGTTACAATCTTGTTCAAGATGCAGTCGATAATCATAGAGAACGTTTAGCTGAACTAGAAAACACACTCAAAAAAATTAATAGCAGTCCGACCGTCATAAAAGACTCCGACTTTGAAAAAGAACTGAAGAACGTACACGATAGAGTGAAGAATCTTTTAATGATTGCGAAACAAGGATCTGGGA ATGAAAATAAAACTTTGGTGGAGCAACTCGATGAACTACATGATCAGTTGAATGAAATTGGGCAGATTTCGCAAACGGTGGATTTAACTATTTCTGATGCAAACGATACTACTGCTGAAGGTTTGACAAATATCGAGGAAGCAGAAAGAGTGCTCGACAAAATACACGCTCAGCTAACT GAAGCAGAGGATTATTTGGCCACGGATGGGGCGTCTGCATTATTTGAAGCGAAAGAGCTCGCGGAACAAGTTGGTCAACAAAACAAACAGATGACTGCGACTGCGCAAGAAGCACGTGTATTGGCTGACTT AAACGTTAACGAAGCTAAAAAGATTCATGCACTGGCAGAGCAAGCTCGGAGTACAACGATAGAAGCGTATAATCTTGCAAAGACAGCTATAGCAAAAAGCACCAATCTGAC CGAAGATATAAGAGGTTTGAAGAACAAATTGGAGCTGTTAGAGCGTAGTATGAACGAAGTGAAAAATCTTACCAGTATAGCAGCTACTAAATCATCCGCTGTTTCGAAGGAAGCAATAGACTCATTGATTCTCGATTTAACACTTCCGCCTGTTGACATTCAGCAATTACAAAGTCAAGTTAAAGAGGTTAACAATGAG GGATTGCGGTTAAAAGAAGAGGCACAACTGTTGATAGATCGGCATGAAAGTCTTATAACCGAGATGgcagagaagataaagaaaagcGAAGAACTGCTGGATGGGGCACAGGTTCAGCAAGCAGCTACTGCCGATCTTTTGGCAGAATTAGACAGAGCGAATGAAAAAGCAAACGATGCTGTGAAACGAGGTGACCAAACTTTGAAGGAAGCTCAAGAAACATTGAAAAAATTAGGCg AGTTCGATGCTGAAGTGAAACGTGAACGCATCAAAGCTCAAGATGCCTTGAAAGGTATAAACGACATCTCGATGATGATTGCGGATGCGAGACGGCAAGCTATGCAAGCGGAAGAAGTACTAATCGGGTCAGAAAATAACGCCAAAAATGCTCGTAAAATAGCGCAAAATGCTCAG ACGTATGCAGAGGAAGCTAGTGCGAAAGCAAACGTTATTAGAACAGAAGCAAATAAGACTAAGGTAGAAGCACTTCGCGTAGGAAACGAGGCAGAAAAATTACATCTGAGGGTCGACACTACGGACTCTATGATGACAAAGTACGAAATTCAAATTGACCAGGACACGAATATCGCGACAGAA gcAAATCATAAAATTGGCCAAACGAAAATCAACGTAACTCTGGCGACGCAACAAGTGGACAAAGCGTTAGCCGAAGTGGCCGAAATAATAAAAGAGCTCGACAATCTGCCGAAAATAA ATGAGACGGACTTGAACGATCTGGAAGAACGTCTGGTCGCGGCTGAAAAGGAGATCGCGGTTGCAAATCTAGATCAGAGGATTCGTGCATTGACAGATGCGAAGAATTTGCAAACACAGTGGGTAAAGAATTACGAAGACGAGATTAGTAGATTAAGAATAGAAGTTGGAAATATCGGTGACATAAGGAAAGTGTTGCCTGTCGAATGTCACAAGCGTGTACGATTGGAACCGTAA